CATTTCGTAAATTTACATTGCATATATGTGTATGGATGTACTGTGGATGTAATTGGATGTAACTGTGTATGGATGTAATAAAAGAATagaagaaattttgattttttttgttttttaattccACATAGGTAACGGACATTACCATAATGCCCGTTATCTATAACTGTTATTGGTAACGGGTGTAGTGATGTCCGTTACTGATATTCTGTTATTGGTAACAGGTATAATTGATGCCCGTTACCAATAATCTGCTATAGGTAACGGGCATTGACTTAATGCCCGTTACAAATGACTGTTATTGGTAACGGGCAAATACCCATTACCGATGATGGGTCATTAGTAACACGATAACGGTAACGGGTGCTATGCCCGTTACCAAAGGGCCATCCGTGCCCGTTACAAATTTGAGGTTCTCACGTAGTGACTCcgtctattttttattttgaactAATATCCAAATTTTGAATTATAAATACCCATGAAAAGTGGATGGATGTATAAAAACAGCAAGTATATCTCAGAAAAGTATTGCCATGTCGCCCGCCTAAAATAGGGCAGCCACAACTATTACTTGCTTTCTTTTCTTGTCGACTTCTCTTTCAACAAAGGATAAGATGCTTAGATCCCATGTAAGTGCATGTTAACAGAATGTGGAGTTATAGAAAAACATGTGTGTACACTACCTCATCAAGTCATCACCCATTACTTCGTCGCTCTGGTTCAAAGGAAAAGGAATAGCATTGACGGAACATCACAGTGATATGATACATTTGATAAACTCAAGTGCCCAATCTTGATTGTCCTAATTCTACCATGTTTTGATACGATAGACTTATTTGATCACCTTGTGTGCTTCATTTTCTATATAGActgttttttttatcaaaatggTCATTTAGACGATGGTTCATTAGTTGCCAACTCCCTATACTTAATATAATTTGGACAGAAACATCTAGGAGAGAAGACGTCCATGAATTATAAGAACACCATGGTGAATATGAATAAGTCTTCGACTGAACGCCTTTACCAATACCACATAATGTGATTTCTGTGGCGTCTAAGAATATAGGTACGAGGCATGTCTTAAGTTTACACCACAATGGTAACCTATTCTTATCATTGGAGATCCCATGACTAAGATAATATGAAGAATAAGTTGATTGATGTAACCAAGGAGTACACTATTATACCGAATGTATACATGTTCAAATGACAAGTACTCTTTACTGTATGGCAGGTTGACATAAAGCCTTAATGTTTTTTGTTGTATAAGATATTAGCCAACAGGATATCTTGAAGGAGAACACACCTACTTGAGCCTAATCGTAGGTCACAATTAGTGAGAATTGGGCATTCTCATAAAGGTTCATGACAAGATATGGAAGCAGACCGATAATGCTCCGGATAGGCAAGATTTGTATTGGCAGCCTAAGTATCAGTTGAACTTTGCCCACGTATGTCTAagaattcaaggcatagtccattctTTAGTCGTGGAAAGATAAATCTTGTTAGTCTAGGTATTAGTTCAAACCCGTATGGGACTCTTACCAAAAGACTCATATTTAAACGATGCTACAACACAGTGATCCTTTCTCCTTCATTCTTATTTTGGAATTAGTGGGGGATTGTTAGAATTTGGCTCATTTATGGCCCATTCAGGAAAATTCCAAAGCAACATGTGGCTGGTTGATTTGGTCCCATATTGCTAGTGCAAGCAAGTGGACACCAACTTAAATACTAGAGCACATTCCATAAGTTCAATGCATCAGCCAAGAGATGGAGTGTGTAAGTATTTgctaaacacacacacacccatgCATATCCGCGAATTTTTTCACGTGATATTTAAGTGACTTGTTACTTGGGACTTATGGTCGCTCGGCTGCAATTCAGCACATATTTTGCCAATCCAATTAATTGTCATGTTCATCCCCACGAGAGGTGGCAATAAAGTTTCTGGGCAGCGCATCTGCGTGACCGCTCGAAGCTGTTCGTCTTCCTCTGCCCTGCCTCATCTTCAATCACCACATCATTGAATCGTCACTACCGCAACTCACTAGTAACAACAACCCAACTGTGAGTCCATGTCGCATCTAGTTTTAGTTGTGTTCTTCTACCAGCTACTAGCACTAACTTGAATCTTGTATATATTTAATTGTTTATGAAATATGCCTGAAATTAAAATCTGGTAATAGAATGATTCGCATACTTCCAACATAGAGAGgtacattttttattttgagcTCTGGGTGGCCAGGGGTGATGCCCCTTTCCCCGGTTACACAAGAATGTTTATTTAGCTGCGATGCGATGACGAATTATTTCTCGTCCCGGCTGGCAGCGGCCTGCAGCACCATCGTCTCGACGGTGAGTCCCGGTCCGAGCGCGAGCATGACGCCCCATTCGCAGGCCACgtctcggcgtcggcggcgcaccTCGTCGAGAACAAAGATGATCGTCGCGCCGAGCATGTTGCCGTACTCGCCGAGCACATGCCGGCTGGCTGCCAGCTTCTCCGGCTCCAGCCCAAGAGCGGCCTCGTAGCTGTCCAAGATCGCGCGGCCGCCGGGGTGCATCGCCCAGAAGAGGCTGTTccagccgcctccgccaccggcgccgAGGCCCAGCGGCGCCACCGCGTCCGCCAGGCACTCCTCGATGCCGCTGCGGACCAGAGCCGGAAGCTCAGCGGACAAGTTGTAGCCAAGGCCTCTCTCGCCGAGACGCACCCACACGGCGGGCTCCGTCCCCGGCAACGTCGCCTGCGAGGACGACACCATGCGGAAGATGGGGCGCTCGACGGCGGCCACCGGGCCGGCTCCGACGATCacagcgccggcgccgtcgccgaacAGGGAGTTGACGACTAGGCCCTCGGGGTTAGCCTCGTCGGGGGCGCCGAAGCCGATGACGACGGCTTCGGCGCAGACCACCAGCACCCGCGCCCGGTCGTCGTTCTCGGCGAGGTCCTTGGCGAGGgggaacgcggcggcgccgacggagCAGCCGTGGAGGTAGAGCGTAGTGCGCTGCACGGTGGGGCGGAGGCCGAGGAGCGCCGCCAGGCGGACGTCCGGGCCCGGCAGGCCGGCGCTGGAGTTTGTGCTGAAGACGAGGTGCGTGATGTCGGTGGCCGCACGGCCCCACTCCGCGATCGCCttctccgccgcggcggcggcgagctccggcagGGCGTTCGCGGTGATGCGCAGCCGTGCGCTGAGGGACGCAAGGGCACGGTCCAGGAGCTCCGGGTGGCAGCCGATCATCTCCTCTGTATGGTGGAAATGACGCTTCCGGATGCCTGATTTCTCACCTGGACATACAAACAAAGATCGAAGGGATTGCTgatgatgatccagaaaaaGTTTTGACGATGCATGttatcaaatcaaatcaaatggcTGAACTGAATATATAAGTTTGGATGAATTGTTGTTACATATTCTCTTCATCTTGGCCTTGAGCATTGGGTGGTGCTCGCTCCTGGTGACCCGGAAGTACCAGTCGGGGAACTCGTCTTGGAGGATGCAGTTCGCCGGGTTGGCTGTGCCGATGGCCAGCACGGCGGCGCGCTGGTTCTGCTCGAGgagagctgcggcggcgcccatgGTCGCTGGCCGGTGACAAGAAACTGGGCTCCGATCGGCAGTAGAGCGTGTATAAGATCGACAAGTCCTTGGAGATATATATAATGTACTAGAAATTCAGTGCGCTAGGCAGATTGGTAGTTGAGGGGCGAATTGCCAACAGCCATGACCATGAGCCCATGACTCGTACGAGCTGCTAGAAAGCAAGTTATAGTATGTTAATTTGAGCAAGTTTTAGATTACATAACTGCGAGGTTGAGACAAAGTTCATTGTTGTTGTGGAGAATGTGTTGGTATGAAAATCATGGATGTGAttcgaaaaagaaaaatgaaaatcaTGGATGTGGGCAACTGGTTAGCGGTTGCAGCAGTGTACGTAGACACAGATCATGGTCCATGTGGTTGCCATCAGAAGCGAAGATCAATGGATCGCGTCGTGACGTTGGCGAACTGCTGGGCCATGGAGGGGATGCGGAGTTCACCTAGCGCAACacgggtggtaatgggccatgacgTCTCTTCACAGCCTAACATACcctttaaattttttagctcaaaattgtatagcATTAGAGTCTGGCCCTTTTAAGGCCCGGCTCTTAGATTCTCTAGCCCAAATTTCaagaccctttaccacccctaagcGCAACGCGTCCCCGGATAAAGTGAATGTCCAATTCGACATGCTTCGTACGCTTGTGATTAACCACGTTCTTAGACATGTAAATGACTTATATGTCGTCGCAGTAGGCAATCGTAGCTTTGTCGACGTGGCACTGAAGTTCACCAAGGAGCTGCCAAAGCCAAATGCACTCGGCGTTCACGTTCTCCACAGGGCGGTACTCTGTTTCACACTTGATCTTGAAACCGTTGGTTGTCAGTTTGTCACGAGGAATCACTAAGAAAAATGCAGTAGCCAGAGGTCAAATGCAATGTTAATTAGGCACAGCCGGTATTTTTACGTTTGATTTAATGACTTGTACGATCTATTCCACATTGACACATTGGACATCAGTTTGCTGAGGTGCTTCTCACTTTAAGTACCTTGGCACTAGAGTTTCGTTAATTACTACCACAATGTTAAAACTAAAAATTTGTTTTTTATATAGGAAAATGTTTGAAACTGCAAAAGAAATGCAGGTAGATGTTGGATTTTTGGACCCACAAATATTCTCAGCACCGATGATCCAAACTCAATCCAATTTTGTAGCAGGTAATAAGCTTATATGCaccatgacttcgtggcaacaCGGATACCCATAGGGTGCTGGTAGTAGTCATTGTAATTAAGTGGAATCTCGTGTTCTATCTAGACTCAATTGTGCCGAAGTGAAAGTTCCCAGATGTCCAACAAGTTATTAGTATGTAAgttttttgtaggtttttctaTATATGCAAATTTTCTAATTCTTTAATGTTGCTAAGCGCTACCGCTACATGCAGTGCCTTTGCAAATGACACTAATAGTAAAGGGATAAAACCAAAGTCCAAAGCAATGGAACTGATGCATAAGACCGATTTTCTGTTAATTCTAGCAAGGAAATGATTGATTCCATGATCGATGCAGTTTTGCCCTGATTTATGTGCCATTTAATCTACCATAATATTTTTGTGTGTTGTAGTGCTGTTCAACCATCAGGGAGCATGCTATGTGGTTTATGTGTTGCAATTAACATGATGAGCCTGGTGTGTGACGCAAACCCACAAAAAACATCTACTGTATGCACTCTTCACAGCGCGTTTGTGCATCTTTCACTTATTCTATTTATTTACTATTTgctgatatattttttttagtaAGCATGGTGTTCTGTAGGATTATAAAGCTCCATTCGAACTAATTTCCAAAGACTCATATGCGATGATTCGGGTGATGCTATGCGAATTCATCGTCAAGGATGTCATCCCACCGTGCAGCAGGTTCTACTACGGTCCACTTTGAAACTATGAAAACTTACGATTATGACATGTGGTAATTTGAACTTGATGTACATGTACATGCGTATATTTATATTAGGTCACACCATAGATTTTTATGAACATGAGATGATATATGAGGCTACACTGTAAAAATGAGTTAGTGGCTGCACTGTAAACTTGTGATATGTGATGACATATTTATGTTAAGTTTCTATATTGTAAATCTCAAGGTATTGTTTCTACGGAGTATATACAATACTAGTAGGGTGCACGTGTGGCAAGCACGTGTTTTAGAAAAACCAAATAAAAGAATTATATTACAAAAAATATGCATTCATTGTGGATACAATATTTAGTACATTGTTCGATACAAATTTACCCaaaatgaaaattttgagatataCAGATCATATGGACATGACCATATATACATGCAACCCATTAATGACATCACAAGAATTATATAGGAGGATAAAGGTAAGAATAAAATATTTGCATTGGTCATATCTTGATTGTAGCACATCTTTTTTTTCCAGAAAATCCACATATGAATGCTACATCTAACATACatattataaaaatttaatGATGCAGAATCTTCACACCATGTCGTCAGAATTTAATTTCCAACTTATATCCCATTTATGATAGACTCCGGTGTCACTGCAAACGATTAAAGTTCCATTAAGTAAAAAAACTAATCAGATTGGCCCTTTGAATTTATAATGTATTAGTGATAACCAACAACATCTACACTAAAAAAGGATACATCATATGAGATACCTTTATTTTGAAGACCGTAGAATATCTCTGAAAACAATATTTTTGGTTCTTCTGCCGGTGGGATCAAGATCTTTGTTAGGTTTAGCTAGCATCCATGTAGTTGAACGTGAAACACCTCTTGATAAGGCAACATATAGCTGTCAGGAGAGAAAATAGGCTCTGGAAGATAGATCCCAACATTTGGTATAGTTTGACCCTGAGCTTTATTTATAGTCATTGCAAAATTGAGTCTTATtggaaattgtttcctcttGAACTTGAAAGGTAGTGAAATATCCTCTGATGGAGACAAGGGAATCCTTGGTATAAAAACTCGATTTCTAGCAGGCTGTCCATCTACAATTTCACAATCAATTGCATTGTCCTCAAAAGCCTTCACTATAAGTCGAGTTCTATTACACAGTCCATGATGAGGATCCAGATTTCGAAGAAGTATGACTGGACAGTTCTTCTTAATTTTAAGCTCATGCGGAGGAAGACCATTTGGAGTAATTGAGTTCAGAAAATCAAGAGGATAGTTATTAGTTGAGTCATCATCTACAGAATTATGACTGTAGTAAATCTTTTCTTCTCCAGGAAACTTTGCAATCATCATCGCGATGAGGCTATCAACATACTCATTTCTTGTTGACAAGATAGCATGCTCGCGCATGTAACTGATGGAGGTGCAATTGTTAGCTAGATCAGGAAACACATGATCGATGAGAGTGTCAATAGATTGATCATCATTATACTCAAGCATAATGTCATTTGGTAGATCCACATAATCATTTGGGAAGGTCTTTTCTGTTCCATCACCAATTCTTAATAGAAACTGCGAGAATCATACATCATTCTGGGTCATCATGTTCTGCTTCAGCCGTATTATCTTGATATCATCCCATATATAGGATTGAAGCAAGGTAGCGTCACAAATTTGTGCTCTAGTACCCCTAGGTACAACAGGTAGAACTTGTCTGAAATCTTCTCCAAATACCATTACTTTACCACCAAATGGTAAATCATATCCTGTAATATCCCGTAACGATCTATCAAGTGTTTCTAATAAACTTGTCTCACCTGTTCGgccaaaattttaattataaGTACAAGTATACAATAAACAATAATAATAGCAACACAACATCACAAATAAAGTTGGAAAAATATATTACCAGACTTATGCATATGTGGCAGGCCATAATTTCTAATGTCTTTACCCATCGAGGAGAGAATATCCGCGATGTCCTTAAGGATAAATTGTTCAACACTTGAAGAATTTCCATGAACCCGCACATAGTCCTCAGCCATTGATTCAAAATGTTTATCCCAGAGGGTACGGATGTTTGTGTACTCGCAGAAAACCATAATAGTGGCAAATATTCTTCTAAGAGCACATGGCATCTGAAAAGCTACTGCTTCGCTAAGTGCATTGTCGAGTGACCTATCTGTTTCAATAAGACCAAGTTTCTCACAGCATTCTCTAAAAGTAGGACTCACCACACCACGAACTGTTCTGATTGATATGAATGATGTTGGACCTCGAACATGATTTAAAAGAACTTGAAGATAGAATCTTTCGCCCTCAGACGGGTATGCATACACCAACCTTCCAATCTGGTAACTTCTTTTTCTTGTAAACCAAACTTTTTTGGACTTGTTCCATGTATAATGTTCTAGAAATTCCTTGTATAAGTATCTTCGAGTGTTTGGATCTTCGCTGTTCATTCTAAAGAATTCTGTTAGCATCGATCTTTGGTTCCTAGTGCGCTCCAGCACATCTTCAAGGTTGTCTTCATCATTGAATGGGACCATGTGCATGCCAGGAAGATGAACTTGCATCTGTAAAATAGGGGGATacatggaaaatatttggaACCTATAGAGCCGGTATACTGCTTCAATAGACATTATACACCGTGCCTTCATGTACTATTTAATTTCATTTATCTCTATCTCTCCATTCTGGTCTTGATTCGCAATTGCGAATGATGCACAGTCTGTGCCCTTGTATACATATTTATAAAGATACTTGCAACCTTTGATACTGCTTGAAACTTCAACATTGATGTGACAATTATATCTCATCAGGAGTGTTGGATTATATGGTACAACCCATCTATTATCCAACCATTTCTTACGCACAAATACCTTGTGACCATCATTCCGTCTTCTGTATATAGGATATGCATCCTTTCCTTCTGTGGTCTCACTGAACTGTTTAGGGTATCTGAAACGGCAACCACCATCCTGCATGCAACCACAATTTCTGTTAAGAACACCACAAGGGCCATGCATCATATGTTTGCAAACAAGTTCGTGGAGAAGAGGGTATTTCTTTTCATCCGGAAGTTCTGCTTAAATATATTTGTCAAAATCATCTAGCCCACTAAACTTTGAACTGTTGTCCATTATACGCAAGAAATGTTCATGCGGCAAACCTCTTTTCTGAAACTCGGTAACGTGTGCCCAAGCTGCCACTTTCCCAAAGAACCCCTTCTTAATAACAAAGTCATGCAAATCAATGAGTTTTGCATGATAAATCCTCGCCACAATATCTGATCTATCTTGAGGTGTCTGCCCAGGCAATAAAAGTTCTGTGATCTCTGGCTAGTACGGGTTGCAAGTCATGGTTAAAAAGTAATCTGGCTTTCCATATTTAGCTACTAATGACATTGCATCCATGAATCTGCACTGCACATCTCTATCACTTCCAGGAAAATTCTTAGATAAAACAACCAATTTACCAGCCTTCAGACCTCTATGCTCTCCGGCAGCAAGGGTGTCCATTATACCCTGTCATTGAAAACAAATCCACTCGAATCAAACAGCACAtatcaaaaaattcataagaataCTGATAAATGCGGGTAGTCTAATTAATTATACCTAAAATTCATAAGAGTACTGATAAATGCGGGTAGTCTAATTAATTATACCTGATAGAGATCCGCTCTAATAATTTTTTGGTGTTCTGGATTGGAGTACCAATCTAACCGCATACTTTTTATTTTGACATACATATCCACTATCCATTGCTGAAAAAGCCTCCCACTATGAAAGAATATATTAAAAACTCCATTCCGGATCTGCATCATATAGCAATAATAATCCCTTGCGCTGACATGCAAACATTTTCCACCACCTCCTATTTTTAATCATgaacaataataataataataataataataataaataattttataatttataatttataaTTAACCAACATGAATATTTAAGAAAAGACATCCAAGACACAGTGTATAAAGTTTTCCTCCTTCACCGTCCTCATCCATGTTGTCGTCACAGTCACCTTGTTCCTCACAAATATCTTGAACTGCACATTTaagaattcatatttaaagcACTTTAAATATGATAAAAACATGATGGAAAGCAAGAAAAAGTGTAGTCTTGTGGCCGAATCACCGGCCTGTGAAATCTTACTTGTTGTTTCTACATGTTTCCGTTTAACACCCGATCTACATGTCGCCTGAGAATTTCCCTTCAGAGCATCTATTTTCAATAGAGATATAAATATATGTTACTTTATTACCAGCTTTAAAATGAAATGAATATAAtctataataatatattaaccAACAATTAATATTATAGATGACATACCCTCAGATTTCCGCTTTGTATATTTCCGTCTAGTTCTCGGAAAGCGTACTGTAGGTGTTTCCTCCAACAATATACTCTTGTCCTCCCAGCCAGTCTCACCACCGGGATATAGGATAGGGTACGCTAACGGATCATAACAACCATGGAATGCTCGTATAAATTGTGGTCCCCCAGAATTTGGAAAAATCATAATACTCCGTTTTTTCGTCAGAGCCATCTTGTCAGATAGCCGCAACCTGGTCCATAGCAGGTGCATTATATCTTCTCTGATCAACAGAAATACTGGCGTTCAATTCAATCTTCAACTCGTCCAAATTTTCCATGTGACCCACAGTCCTGAAGACACGAACATACGGATTGTTCTCAAGTATTCGAAGAATAGCCCTAATCAATTTTGAATCAAGATGGGGTGATCTTTTGATTCTTTGTGATAGGGTCTCATCAGTGTCATAGAAGTACAACTGCATATGACAGGGGCCTTCTTTCCCCGGTCTCAGTTGGTCCAATCTGTGGTAAATCTGTTCATGCACTTTGAAAGTATATATACCAGTACCTACACAAATTCATAAATCAAGAAGGAtgattatttattatatattataatCCATAAAACAAATAGAAAAATGGCGTGAAATGCTCACCAGCTGTAGTAGCGACTCTATGGTCCACATTAGCTCCCAAGCTTGTGAATGAGAAATGAGAATTGAAGTACTGTATATTTTTTCTGAAATACAAGGCATCTCTATTGGTCTGACTTGTAAATAGGCGACATAGATCAGGCAGAATTGGTGTGCTCACTATATTAACTTTTCCTTGCCTGCAACAAAAATTGAGCCCCTCATTTGGTAATCTTATAGCACCGCAATACTCGCATATTGGTATTTTCCTCAACACAAGATGTCCAGCAGGCAAATCTTTGTATACTCTTTCATAAGGATCATTATCCAAGATAACCACTTCCAGTTCCCTGAATGAAACAATCTTGACGTCTGTGTCAATTACAAAGTATATATTTAGATTCCACATATGCACATTAGAATTCTAAATCCTCCAATTGATACACAACCATACCATTAACATGATAGACTCTTGCTTCGTCATCTGCGAAATCATCAAGATCAGGACCACAATCTAGCGCTCTGCAGTCCAAATCCTCCTCTGCATCaccaaaataattaattttcatacTCAACCTTCATATAATATCCAATCAAATGGGACCATGTTTAAAAACAAATACTCAAAAGTACCTTCTTGTGCGGCCAACAACTCGTCATCAGGTTCCCAAATACCATAGTCAAATTTTTTATTCCCAACGTTTCCACCTGGCCGCAAAACATGAAGAAACAAAAATACAGTACAGggtcaaactttttttttgtgagcGCCAATGTGGCTATATAAGCATTTGGCTCAAAATAAAAACATATAATGATGTACCTTCATTTTTTTCTATTATATATTTCCTTTTGTTTGGCATTCTTTTCagcctttttttcatttgacaTTGTTGCAAACCTAATTCAGTCCAtatcttttttttctgttttcttgCACTTCTGGGCGAAATAGTGGTAAATATTATAAATCACGccaattgaaaaaaaataataacaagCTACTTTGACCTGTGTTCATTATATAATATTTTGTAAATTAATTATAATCAATCAATAAAACAGTTTCATTGTTAATTATAATCAATTAACACGAAGGTGGGTTGTCTGTTAGCCCTACAACCAGGCCGGCTTAAAAATCAATGCATGTCTAAAGAGGACTAACCTGCTAGACCAGCAACGGGGGACACTTCCGTCTGTGGTGTCTCCATGAAAGAAGGGATTCCATCAACATGTAACACTGCTGACTGTGGTGTATCCGGCAATGCTGACATCAATGTTGGCAACTGTTTAACAATCTGTGTTATAAATTCCATAAATTAGCTCGTGACAAAACATTGGACAAACCAGCTTTGTGATGGCGCACGTATTCTTGCTGACTTCCCGCAACACCAGCAACCCCATTAGAAGTTG
This genomic interval from Panicum virgatum strain AP13 chromosome 8K, P.virgatum_v5, whole genome shotgun sequence contains the following:
- the LOC120646300 gene encoding bisdemethoxycurcumin synthase-like: MGAAAALLEQNQRAAVLAIGTANPANCILQDEFPDWYFRVTRSEHHPMLKAKMKRICEKSGIRKRHFHHTEEMIGCHPELLDRALASLSARLRITANALPELAAAAAEKAIAEWGRAATDITHLVFSTNSSAGLPGPDVRLAALLGLRPTVQRTTLYLHGCSVGAAAFPLAKDLAENDDRARVLVVCAEAVVIGFGAPDEANPEGLVVNSLFGDGAGAVIVGAGPVAAVERPIFRMVSSSQATLPGTEPAVWVRLGERGLGYNLSAELPALVRSGIEECLADAVAPLGLGAGGGGGWNSLFWAMHPGGRAILDSYEAALGLEPEKLAASRHVLGEYGNMLGATIIFVLDEVRRRRRDVACEWGVMLALGPGLTVETMVLQAAASRDEK